The following coding sequences are from one Ruminococcus flavefaciens AE3010 window:
- a CDS encoding glycoside hydrolase family 9 protein → MKKKKTACRAVSALAAVVVAAGAVCPAGTQFAPLTADAGQQLGQTDFENGVGLPWHIVESAPGEMDFRIDKGAYTVTIVNPGGASRGGEDRWDCQFRHRGLKIVSGHKYKVSYEITPSESGKYYTKIGNLDGDVEIWHNMMADGGPDFNSTWDCIQIGKNETKKVDVTFTADKSLDVAEWAFHLGGDGQYTNGDCFPAGTEIKFDNMSLIDLTSDDNDYPEADVWERAGILTNQVCYFPDRAKKATLLSDSSKPVKFEVIDDSGKTVFEGKSTPFGHDKDSDDEVHVIDFSELNKEGTYHIEAEDGSESRDFVIGGSDIYSSLLYDSLNYFYQNRSGIEIESDFISSGDASELARAAGHPKDMAEIEQTWGYSGSSGSIDVTGGWYDAGDHGKYVVNGGFSLWLMQNQYETAVKYGFDKAYADSTMLLPENTNGVPDLLDETRWEMEWMLKMIVDSGDYKGMAYHKAHDEKWTALGIAPADDDMKRIVKPPTTAATLNLAACGAQAARLWKDYDSDFADQCLEAAKNAFEAAKKHPDMYAPLDESIGGGAYGDTDVEDEFCWAALELFITTGDEDYYDEAAENKFFLDMPQSLGGGESVDTVGSFDWGNTGGLATLSAALNSEKFDKGDAEIIQEAIVSAADHFISLEENQGYGVPYGQSTLSYNDSDEGYIWGSNSFVTDNAIVMAYAYLLTNEDTYLDGAIGGMDYILGRNAMDYSYVTGYGTHAIEYPHHRYWAKQIDETFPKAPNGVMCGGPNSGMQDPWVQGSGWKKGEIPPQKCYLDNIEAWSVNECTINWNASLAWLAGFTAQEATDEGIVITAHSNGKKTDKDEAATTKSKKTKTEKTTAKTTKEKQTTEEKDSKDSSGLLKIGLIAGAAVIALISLELFIYKMAKLKKKR, encoded by the coding sequence ATGAAAAAGAAAAAAACTGCTTGCAGAGCTGTTTCGGCTCTTGCTGCTGTCGTTGTTGCAGCGGGCGCTGTATGCCCCGCCGGAACACAGTTCGCTCCCCTCACTGCGGACGCAGGTCAGCAGCTCGGTCAGACAGACTTTGAAAACGGAGTGGGACTCCCGTGGCACATTGTAGAGTCCGCTCCGGGCGAAATGGACTTCAGGATCGACAAAGGCGCTTACACCGTTACTATCGTAAATCCCGGCGGAGCTTCCCGCGGCGGCGAGGATCGCTGGGACTGTCAGTTCAGACACAGAGGACTGAAAATAGTCTCGGGACACAAGTACAAGGTATCCTATGAGATAACTCCGTCCGAAAGCGGCAAATACTACACAAAGATAGGCAATCTTGACGGCGACGTTGAGATATGGCACAACATGATGGCTGACGGCGGTCCCGACTTCAACAGCACTTGGGACTGCATACAGATAGGCAAGAACGAGACAAAAAAAGTCGATGTTACATTCACTGCCGACAAGTCCCTCGACGTTGCCGAATGGGCATTCCATTTAGGCGGCGACGGTCAGTACACCAACGGCGACTGCTTCCCCGCAGGCACAGAGATAAAGTTCGACAATATGTCTCTCATCGACCTTACAAGCGATGATAACGATTACCCCGAGGCAGATGTCTGGGAGCGTGCAGGCATACTTACCAATCAGGTGTGCTATTTCCCCGACAGAGCCAAAAAGGCTACCCTTTTGAGCGATTCCTCAAAGCCTGTCAAATTTGAGGTCATCGATGACTCAGGCAAGACTGTATTTGAAGGCAAGTCCACTCCTTTCGGCCACGACAAGGACTCCGACGACGAGGTACATGTTATCGACTTCTCGGAGCTTAACAAGGAAGGTACATACCACATCGAAGCCGAGGACGGCTCCGAGAGCCGTGACTTCGTTATAGGCGGTTCGGATATATATTCAAGCCTGCTTTATGACTCCCTAAACTACTTCTATCAGAACAGAAGCGGTATAGAGATAGAGAGTGATTTCATATCCTCGGGCGATGCTTCCGAGCTTGCCCGTGCAGCAGGTCACCCCAAGGATATGGCTGAGATCGAGCAGACATGGGGCTACAGCGGCAGCAGCGGTTCCATTGACGTTACAGGCGGCTGGTACGACGCAGGCGACCACGGAAAATACGTCGTAAACGGCGGCTTCTCACTCTGGCTCATGCAGAATCAGTACGAAACAGCCGTTAAGTACGGCTTCGATAAAGCCTATGCAGACAGCACTATGCTCCTTCCCGAAAATACCAACGGCGTCCCCGACCTTCTTGACGAGACGCGCTGGGAAATGGAATGGATGCTGAAAATGATAGTTGACAGCGGCGACTACAAGGGCATGGCTTACCACAAGGCTCACGACGAGAAGTGGACAGCTCTGGGAATCGCTCCTGCTGACGACGATATGAAGCGTATCGTGAAGCCGCCTACAACTGCTGCTACTCTCAACCTTGCAGCCTGCGGCGCTCAGGCAGCAAGACTCTGGAAAGACTACGACAGTGATTTTGCTGATCAGTGTCTGGAAGCTGCAAAGAACGCATTTGAGGCCGCAAAGAAGCACCCCGATATGTACGCTCCTCTTGATGAGTCCATAGGCGGCGGAGCTTACGGCGATACAGACGTTGAGGACGAATTCTGCTGGGCTGCTCTGGAGCTCTTCATCACCACAGGTGACGAGGACTACTACGACGAGGCAGCAGAAAACAAGTTCTTCCTCGATATGCCTCAGAGTCTCGGCGGCGGCGAAAGCGTTGACACGGTGGGCAGCTTCGACTGGGGCAACACAGGCGGTCTTGCTACACTAAGCGCTGCTCTCAATTCCGAGAAATTTGACAAGGGCGATGCTGAGATAATACAGGAGGCTATCGTTTCGGCTGCCGACCACTTCATCTCCCTTGAAGAGAATCAGGGCTACGGCGTGCCTTACGGTCAGAGTACTCTCAGCTACAACGACAGTGACGAGGGCTACATCTGGGGCTCCAACTCATTTGTGACCGACAACGCCATTGTTATGGCTTATGCATATCTTCTCACCAATGAAGATACCTATCTCGACGGCGCTATCGGCGGCATGGACTATATCCTTGGCAGAAACGCCATGGACTATTCATATGTTACAGGCTACGGTACTCACGCTATAGAGTATCCTCACCACCGCTACTGGGCTAAGCAGATAGACGAGACATTCCCCAAGGCTCCAAACGGAGTAATGTGCGGAGGTCCAAACTCAGGTATGCAGGACCCGTGGGTACAGGGCTCAGGCTGGAAGAAAGGCGAGATACCTCCGCAGAAGTGCTACCTTGACAATATCGAGGCTTGGTCTGTAAATGAGTGTACTATCAACTGGAACGCTTCTCTTGCATGGCTTGCAGGCTTCACAGCTCAGGAGGCAACTGACGAGGGTATAGTGATAACTGCCCATTCAAACGGAAAGAAGACCGACAAGGACGAAGCAGCTACCACGAAGTCAAAAAAGACAAAAACAGAGAAAACAACTGCCAAGACCACAAAAGAAAAGCAGACGACTGAGGAAAAAGACAGCAAGGACAGCAGCGGCCTCCTCAAGATAGGTCTTATTGCAGGTGCGGCAGTTATCGCACTCATCTCACTGGAGCTGTTCATCTATAAAATGGCAAAGCTGAAAAAAAAACGATAA
- a CDS encoding guanylate kinase, whose product MNHIFYIMGKSSSGKDTVYSRILEDMELVPIVLYTTRPIRAGEHEGIEYHFVDDGCFNAMRDSGEVVEWRTYDTKCGKWTYYTAKDSISTDMGDRIGIGTLESYVKIREHLGDEVLVPVYIEVDDDIRFLRAVEREKRQSAPKYAELCRRFLADNEDFSEEKLSEAGIDKRFSNNGSLEECLAAVKMYISDFMK is encoded by the coding sequence ATGAACCATATTTTTTATATTATGGGAAAGAGCTCGTCGGGAAAGGATACTGTTTACAGCCGTATCCTCGAGGATATGGAGCTTGTTCCGATAGTTCTCTACACTACCCGTCCTATCCGCGCAGGTGAGCATGAGGGCATCGAATATCATTTTGTTGACGACGGCTGCTTTAATGCCATGAGGGACAGCGGTGAGGTCGTTGAATGGCGTACATACGATACAAAGTGCGGCAAGTGGACTTATTACACTGCAAAGGACAGTATCAGCACCGATATGGGGGATCGTATCGGTATCGGTACCCTTGAGTCTTATGTTAAAATACGGGAGCATCTCGGCGATGAAGTACTGGTGCCTGTCTATATCGAAGTAGATGATGACATCAGGTTCCTGAGGGCTGTGGAGAGAGAAAAGCGTCAGTCCGCACCTAAGTATGCGGAGCTGTGCCGCAGGTTCCTTGCTGATAATGAGGACTTTTCGGAGGAAAAGCTCAGCGAAGCTGGGATTGATAAGCGATTTTCAAATAACGGCAGCCTCGAAGAGTGTCTGGCTGCTGTTAAAATGTATATATCTGATTTTATGAAATGA
- a CDS encoding polysaccharide biosynthesis protein, producing the protein MSSEINYCECAKRTMIIGGGVCCEMLLNEIFNAQKSPYTEDKYSATFNPVCIIDNDPKKIGTEIMGVKVVGREDEIVKYAKEFEIEQLILAIPSLTSDERKAVIDICNETKLPLKIVPFIGTLILDDSATLLGQVHDIKVEELLGRDPIKFDNKDIRNFISGKVCMVTGGGGSIGSELVRQIAKYGPKKIIIVDIYENNAYEIQQELVMEYGEKLDLVTLIASVRDYYRMNQIFERYKPEIVFHAAAHKHVPLMEVSPMEAIKNNVIGTFNVATLAQYHDVKKFVMISTDKAVNPTNAMGASKRCCEMIVQYLSQQHEGRTEFVTTRFGNVLGSNGSVIPLFKKQIEQGKPVTVTHEDIIRYFMTIPEAVSLVMEAAAIAHGGEIFVLDMGKPVKIVTLAENLIRMYGKVPYKDVPIVFTGLRPGEKIKEELLMDEEGLKKTSNKLIFIGKQIDIDEEHFASRLKKLRDASQLNDEEVAITALHEMVPTFITPEEFNKMQAEKNAVTK; encoded by the coding sequence GTGAGTTCGGAAATTAATTACTGTGAATGTGCAAAAAGGACTATGATAATCGGCGGCGGTGTATGCTGCGAGATGCTTCTCAATGAGATATTCAATGCTCAGAAGTCGCCGTATACCGAGGATAAATATTCTGCTACGTTCAATCCTGTTTGTATTATCGACAACGACCCGAAAAAGATCGGCACCGAAATAATGGGTGTAAAGGTCGTGGGAAGAGAAGACGAAATTGTAAAGTATGCAAAGGAATTTGAGATAGAACAGCTTATTCTTGCTATCCCGTCGCTTACATCTGACGAGCGCAAGGCTGTTATCGACATATGCAACGAGACAAAGCTGCCTCTTAAAATAGTACCGTTTATAGGTACTCTTATCCTTGACGATTCAGCTACACTTCTCGGACAGGTACATGACATCAAGGTCGAGGAGCTCCTTGGACGTGATCCAATCAAGTTCGATAATAAGGATATCAGGAATTTCATCAGCGGAAAGGTATGTATGGTAACAGGCGGCGGCGGAAGCATCGGCTCCGAGCTTGTACGCCAGATAGCAAAGTACGGCCCTAAGAAGATCATCATCGTTGATATTTATGAGAACAACGCCTACGAGATACAGCAGGAGCTTGTCATGGAGTACGGCGAGAAGCTTGATCTTGTTACCCTTATTGCTTCTGTACGTGATTACTATCGTATGAACCAGATATTTGAGAGGTACAAGCCAGAGATCGTTTTCCATGCGGCTGCACACAAGCATGTTCCGCTTATGGAAGTTTCTCCCATGGAAGCAATAAAGAACAATGTGATCGGTACATTCAACGTTGCGACCCTTGCACAGTATCATGATGTCAAGAAGTTTGTGATGATATCAACAGATAAGGCTGTAAACCCCACCAATGCCATGGGTGCTTCAAAGCGCTGCTGCGAGATGATTGTTCAGTACCTTTCACAGCAGCATGAGGGCAGGACAGAGTTTGTCACAACACGTTTCGGAAACGTTCTCGGTTCAAACGGCTCGGTAATACCGCTCTTCAAGAAGCAGATAGAGCAGGGCAAGCCTGTAACTGTTACCCATGAGGATATAATACGTTACTTTATGACTATCCCCGAGGCTGTAAGCCTTGTAATGGAAGCAGCTGCCATTGCTCACGGCGGCGAGATATTCGTTCTTGATATGGGAAAGCCTGTCAAGATAGTTACTCTTGCAGAGAATCTTATCAGAATGTACGGCAAGGTGCCTTATAAAGATGTTCCAATAGTGTTCACAGGACTCCGTCCCGGTGAGAAGATAAAGGAAGAGCTCCTTATGGACGAGGAGGGACTAAAAAAGACCTCCAACAAGCTCATCTTTATCGGTAAGCAGATAGATATCGACGAGGAGCATTTTGCTTCACGCTTAAAGAAGCTTCGTGACGCTTCACAGCTCAACGATGAAGAAGTCGCAATAACAGCTCTCCACGAGATGGTGCCTACCTTCATCACACCCGAGGAATTCAACAAGATGCAGGCGGAGAAAAACGCTGTAACAAAATAA
- a CDS encoding mechanosensitive ion channel family protein: MTGLYSLTEEASEVIASEAAEETTGEVIGSIQESVEETSGLIGDALGYVQRALPTVIIALVIFIVGILISKLIAKLVGKAVTKSNVNGAAKSFLVSLIKIILYIAVIIMALSVLKVPMSSIITILGAAGLAISLALQNCLSNLSGGFIILFTKPFTAGDIIELDESVGTVRDIGIFYTKIITFDNKTVFIPNGKVTEAKIVNYTETPTRRIDLSFDISYSADFGKAREVILGIIAQEKLILKTPEPIVRMSSHNNSSVSIDVLVWVNNADYLTERYNMTEAVKAAFDDSGIEIPFPQLDIHVKDKI; encoded by the coding sequence TTGACAGGTTTATACAGCCTAACGGAGGAAGCCTCGGAGGTCATTGCCTCAGAAGCTGCCGAGGAGACAACAGGTGAAGTAATAGGCAGCATACAGGAATCCGTGGAAGAGACCTCGGGACTTATCGGCGACGCCTTAGGTTACGTACAGAGAGCGCTTCCCACAGTGATAATAGCTCTTGTTATATTTATTGTCGGCATACTTATTTCCAAGCTTATTGCAAAGTTGGTAGGCAAGGCGGTAACGAAGTCAAACGTAAACGGCGCTGCAAAGAGCTTTCTTGTATCCCTTATCAAGATAATCCTTTATATAGCAGTCATAATCATGGCTCTGTCGGTGCTGAAAGTGCCTATGTCCTCAATAATCACCATACTTGGTGCAGCAGGACTTGCTATCAGCCTTGCCCTGCAAAACTGCCTTTCCAATCTCAGCGGCGGATTCATCATACTTTTCACCAAGCCCTTTACTGCTGGAGATATAATCGAGCTTGACGAATCAGTTGGAACAGTCCGTGATATAGGCATTTTCTACACAAAGATAATAACCTTTGACAACAAGACCGTGTTTATCCCGAACGGCAAGGTCACAGAGGCTAAGATAGTCAATTATACGGAAACTCCCACAAGGCGTATCGACCTCAGCTTCGATATCAGCTACAGCGCAGATTTCGGGAAAGCCCGCGAGGTCATTCTCGGTATCATAGCTCAGGAGAAGCTTATACTGAAAACTCCTGAGCCGATAGTGCGTATGAGCTCGCATAACAACAGCTCCGTATCCATTGATGTCCTTGTATGGGTTAACAATGCTGACTATCTCACGGAGCGCTACAATATGACGGAAGCAGTAAAGGCTGCCTTTGATGACAGCGGTATCGAGATACCGTTCCCACAGCTTGATATTCATGTAAAGGATAAGATTTGA
- a CDS encoding metallophosphoesterase produces the protein MAEKKQNKAPARKAEKKSRLWLWILIFLGVWWFSNYTLKITETELETTKVSSPVRIAVISDLHATKHGIKNSTIVQSVTDASPDIVFILGDMYTRKSEWDLIQKPIDLTADIVSAGYQVYCVTGEHDTDERYVSELQKAGAHVLSYDEETVDVNGSRLHIMGIDNVYYSPTFDLSTAFALDESSYNILLAHIPNYDKFADFRADLTLCGDTHGEMAQLPFGAGPLYCSEKKQWFPKLLHKEQKIYDKGFFDYEGGTMFITSGIGVYPAPVRFCNRPEVVIMDIRPKG, from the coding sequence ATGGCTGAAAAAAAGCAGAACAAAGCGCCTGCCAGGAAAGCAGAGAAAAAATCCCGTTTATGGCTTTGGATACTTATATTTCTCGGAGTATGGTGGTTCAGCAACTATACGCTGAAGATCACCGAGACAGAGCTCGAAACTACAAAGGTGAGTTCTCCCGTGCGTATTGCGGTCATAAGCGATCTGCACGCCACAAAGCACGGCATAAAGAACAGCACTATCGTTCAGAGCGTGACTGATGCTTCTCCGGATATTGTGTTTATCCTCGGTGATATGTACACAAGAAAAAGCGAGTGGGACCTGATACAGAAGCCCATTGACCTGACAGCGGATATCGTATCGGCAGGCTATCAGGTTTACTGTGTTACAGGCGAACACGATACCGATGAACGCTACGTATCCGAGCTGCAAAAGGCAGGAGCACACGTTCTGAGCTATGACGAGGAGACTGTAGACGTTAATGGCAGCAGGCTCCATATCATGGGTATAGACAATGTTTACTACAGTCCTACGTTTGACCTGAGCACGGCTTTCGCACTTGACGAGAGCAGCTATAATATTCTTCTTGCACATATCCCGAATTACGATAAGTTCGCAGATTTCAGAGCAGATCTGACGCTGTGCGGAGATACTCACGGAGAAATGGCGCAGCTCCCATTCGGAGCAGGTCCGCTGTATTGCTCCGAGAAAAAACAATGGTTCCCGAAGCTTCTTCACAAGGAGCAGAAGATATATGACAAAGGCTTTTTTGACTATGAGGGCGGAACGATGTTCATAACCTCGGGTATAGGAGTTTATCCTGCGCCTGTGCGTTTCTGCAACCGTCCCGAGGTAGTCATTATGGATATCAGACCAAAGGGGTGA
- a CDS encoding aminoacetone oxidase family FAD-binding enzyme, translated as MSKITDIAVIGGGASGLAAAIEAKNVMPKARVVILEKLDRVGKKLLATGNGRCNLSNMDMGSHHYHGSVKNIMRIINGTPTAKEFFGSIGVVCSADSKGRIYPRSNSAATVLNALRLRAQELGIVERCGFEANFIESTPDCFKISNSKGEKYPCKRVIVAAGGYAAPQFGTDGSVIRLLRSNGCHTTKICPAVAPLRVRPELLKGLKGVRAKGRVMALSAGRILKEETGEIQFTESALSGICVFNMAHLISQYDGKLTLRLDLASDMDMEQLIGYLRIIQYQRGRCTLEELLTGLFVRNLAFYLTKRALGKPLTESISALKEADLRQIAQLIKNLDFEVLGSAPWKEAQVTSGGISGECVDEQLQLRGAKGIFLCGEILDVDGDCGGYNLQWAWSSGIMAGRCCANSLRGALL; from the coding sequence ATGAGTAAGATCACAGATATTGCCGTTATAGGGGGCGGCGCATCAGGACTTGCAGCAGCGATCGAAGCAAAAAACGTAATGCCTAAGGCAAGGGTAGTTATCCTTGAAAAGCTTGACCGTGTCGGCAAGAAGCTTCTTGCTACAGGCAACGGCAGATGCAATCTCAGCAACATGGATATGGGCTCTCACCACTATCACGGCAGCGTAAAGAACATTATGCGAATTATCAACGGTACGCCCACAGCCAAGGAATTTTTCGGCAGTATCGGTGTTGTGTGCTCTGCGGATTCAAAGGGCAGGATATACCCCCGCAGCAACAGTGCGGCAACTGTTCTCAATGCATTACGTCTCCGTGCACAGGAGCTTGGCATCGTTGAGCGGTGCGGCTTTGAGGCGAACTTTATCGAGAGCACTCCCGACTGCTTTAAGATATCGAACTCAAAAGGCGAGAAGTATCCCTGCAAGCGTGTTATCGTAGCGGCAGGCGGCTATGCTGCTCCTCAGTTCGGTACTGACGGAAGTGTAATAAGGCTTCTTCGCAGCAACGGCTGTCACACCACAAAGATATGCCCTGCTGTAGCGCCTCTGAGGGTACGCCCCGAGCTTCTGAAAGGTCTCAAGGGAGTACGTGCAAAGGGCAGAGTCATGGCACTTTCCGCTGGCAGGATACTCAAAGAGGAAACCGGCGAGATACAGTTCACAGAGAGCGCTCTGTCGGGTATCTGCGTATTCAATATGGCTCATCTCATATCTCAGTACGACGGCAAGCTGACTCTGCGTCTTGACCTTGCGTCGGACATGGACATGGAGCAGCTCATAGGCTATCTACGTATCATACAGTATCAGCGCGGCCGCTGCACCTTAGAGGAGCTCCTCACGGGACTTTTTGTCCGCAATCTGGCGTTCTATCTGACAAAACGGGCTCTCGGAAAGCCTCTTACCGAGTCTATCTCGGCTCTTAAAGAAGCTGACCTGCGTCAGATAGCTCAGCTCATAAAGAATCTTGACTTTGAAGTTCTGGGAAGCGCGCCGTGGAAAGAAGCGCAGGTGACCTCAGGCGGCATAAGCGGCGAATGTGTTGACGAGCAGCTCCAGTTGAGAGGTGCAAAGGGCATATTCCTCTGCGGCGAGATACTTGACGTTGACGGAGACTGCGGCGGCTACAATCTCCAGTGGGCGTGGTCATCAGGCATTATGGCTGGACGCTGCTGTGCAAATTCACTGAGAGGAGCACTCTTATGA
- a CDS encoding NAD(P)/FAD-dependent oxidoreductase, with protein sequence MIRVGGIRVSLDTDLSNLEALCEKKLKISRDRLISARLAKKSVDARKKSDVHFLISLDIEAKGEEKLLKTLKNASKYEKPVYNISALKNAPYRPVIVGFGPAGMYAALVLAMAGAKPIVLERGGDVDSRVKAVGEFQSGGRLDPECNVQFGEGGAGTFSDGKLTTGIKDRRIGWILERLVEFGAPEEILYLAKPHIGTDKLRGAVKALRERVIALGGDVRFNAKFCGFEAENGSVSAVRYIHDGSTETIETKSVILATGHSARDVFELLYNEKIELSQKSFSVGVRAEHLRTDIDRAMYGDFAGHKALKAADYKLAVHLPNGRTLYTFCMCPGGYVVAASSEEGRLAVNGMSCFARDAENSNSALLVNVGPEDYGSDHPLAGMYFQRELEEKAFIAGGSDYRAPAAVLRDFMAGRVSEKLGRVKPSYRPDVKFAAPEEYLPDYVCESLRMGITEMGKKIKGFDDGDTVLTGIESRSSSPVRINRGEDMQSLSLKGLYPCGEGAGYAGGIVSAAVDGMKCAEAVLEALAE encoded by the coding sequence ATGATAAGAGTAGGCGGTATCAGGGTGTCACTTGATACAGACCTTTCCAACCTTGAAGCTCTGTGCGAAAAAAAACTTAAAATAAGCCGTGACAGGCTTATCAGCGCAAGGCTTGCAAAGAAGTCGGTGGACGCACGAAAAAAGAGTGACGTTCACTTTCTCATATCACTTGACATCGAGGCAAAGGGCGAGGAAAAGCTGCTGAAAACGCTGAAAAATGCGTCCAAGTACGAAAAGCCCGTGTATAATATCTCTGCTTTGAAAAACGCCCCATACCGTCCCGTTATAGTAGGCTTCGGACCTGCGGGAATGTATGCGGCATTGGTTCTTGCAATGGCAGGCGCAAAGCCCATAGTCCTTGAAAGAGGCGGCGATGTGGACTCACGCGTAAAGGCTGTGGGGGAATTTCAGAGCGGCGGAAGACTTGACCCTGAGTGCAATGTGCAGTTTGGTGAGGGCGGAGCAGGCACCTTTTCCGACGGCAAGCTCACCACAGGTATCAAGGACAGGCGTATAGGCTGGATACTTGAACGTCTTGTGGAGTTCGGCGCTCCCGAGGAGATACTCTACCTTGCAAAGCCCCATATCGGCACGGACAAGCTCCGCGGCGCGGTAAAGGCTCTTCGCGAGAGAGTTATTGCTCTTGGGGGAGATGTTAGATTCAACGCAAAATTCTGCGGTTTTGAAGCCGAAAACGGCTCTGTTTCCGCAGTAAGATACATACATGACGGCAGTACTGAAACTATAGAAACAAAAAGTGTCATACTTGCAACAGGTCACAGCGCAAGGGACGTTTTTGAGCTTCTTTACAATGAGAAAATAGAGCTTTCGCAAAAAAGCTTTTCTGTGGGAGTTCGTGCAGAGCATCTCCGAACAGATATTGACAGGGCTATGTACGGCGATTTTGCAGGACACAAGGCGCTTAAAGCCGCGGACTACAAACTTGCGGTACATCTTCCAAACGGACGTACTCTCTATACATTCTGCATGTGTCCCGGAGGATATGTTGTGGCGGCTTCCTCCGAGGAGGGCAGGCTGGCAGTCAACGGCATGAGCTGTTTTGCCCGTGATGCCGAGAACTCCAACAGCGCTCTCCTTGTAAATGTCGGTCCCGAGGACTACGGAAGCGACCACCCGCTGGCAGGAATGTACTTCCAGCGAGAGCTTGAAGAAAAAGCCTTTATTGCAGGTGGAAGCGATTACCGCGCACCTGCGGCGGTGCTCCGTGATTTTATGGCTGGACGTGTCAGCGAAAAGCTTGGCAGGGTCAAGCCATCATACCGTCCCGACGTAAAGTTTGCAGCACCCGAGGAGTATCTTCCCGACTATGTCTGTGAATCACTGCGAATGGGTATAACCGAAATGGGCAAAAAGATAAAAGGCTTTGACGATGGCGATACTGTGCTGACAGGCATCGAGAGCAGGAGCAGCTCTCCTGTGCGCATAAACAGGGGAGAGGACATGCAGTCGCTGTCACTGAAAGGGCTCTATCCCTGCGGTGAGGGAGCAGGCTATGCAGGCGGCATAGTATCAGCGGCAGTTGACGGCATGAAATGCGCAGAAGCCGTGCTTGAAGCACTGGCTGAGTAA
- the rsmA gene encoding 16S rRNA (adenine(1518)-N(6)/adenine(1519)-N(6))-dimethyltransferase RsmA: protein MNLTNIGTVKEILGRHGFSFSKGLGQNFIINPDICPKIAENGNACQGFGVLEIGTGIGVLTAELAKRADKVTAVEIDSRLLPILAETLEEFDNVKIINEDVMKCDLHKLIAEEFGGLRVAVCANLPYYITSPIIMMLLENRLPIESITVMVQKEAAQRLCAKVGTRDSGAITVGVNYYGTVKKLFDVSRGSFMPAPNVDSAVIRIDLNTEHRLDEESERFFFKVVKAGFSQRRKTLANSLSSVIGIPKEKAYTALKALGLPEAARIEQLDMEQLIALSAELQKQ from the coding sequence ATGAATCTAACAAATATCGGTACAGTTAAGGAGATACTCGGTCGGCACGGCTTCAGCTTCTCGAAAGGACTGGGACAGAATTTTATAATCAATCCAGATATATGTCCTAAGATAGCTGAGAACGGCAATGCCTGCCAGGGCTTCGGCGTACTTGAGATAGGCACGGGTATCGGAGTTCTTACCGCTGAGCTTGCAAAGCGGGCTGACAAGGTCACGGCTGTGGAGATCGACTCGCGGCTTCTGCCCATACTGGCGGAGACTCTTGAGGAATTCGACAACGTAAAGATTATCAACGAAGATGTGATGAAGTGCGACCTGCACAAGCTCATAGCCGAGGAGTTCGGCGGACTTCGTGTGGCTGTATGTGCTAATCTGCCTTACTATATCACATCTCCGATCATAATGATGCTTCTGGAGAACAGGCTGCCTATCGAGTCAATAACTGTTATGGTGCAGAAGGAAGCAGCTCAGCGCCTTTGCGCAAAGGTGGGTACCCGCGATTCTGGAGCTATTACCGTGGGAGTAAATTACTACGGTACGGTGAAAAAGCTCTTTGATGTATCCCGCGGCAGCTTCATGCCTGCGCCCAATGTGGACTCGGCTGTTATCAGGATAGACCTGAACACCGAGCACAGGCTTGATGAGGAAAGCGAGCGCTTTTTCTTCAAGGTGGTCAAGGCAGGCTTTTCACAGCGCCGAAAGACTCTTGCCAACTCACTTTCTTCCGTAATTGGCATACCAAAGGAGAAAGCGTATACAGCACTTAAAGCTCTGGGACTGCCCGAGGCTGCACGTATCGAGCAGCTCGACATGGAGCAGCTCATAGCTCTTTCGGCGGAGCTTCAAAAACAATGA